A single Sphingomonas kaistensis DNA region contains:
- a CDS encoding fused MFS/spermidine synthase, translated as MASLAPPAPAPAASFAPRWLFTLGIFTGSFLLFLVQPMLARMALPRLGGAPAVWNSAMLVYQGLLLAGYAYAHFLGRFGTRIQVGVHLAVLLLAGLTLPLSLAAGSPPSSAEPFLWVPWLLLISVGPLFFAISAQAPLLQRWLAVGGLNPYPLYVASNLGSFCGLVAYPLLLEPMVGVAENSLWWSWGYGIMLLLVAGCGLPLLRKDHAPPARSDAPRVRASTFIRWALIAAVPSGLMLSTTLHLTTDVAPMPLLWVVPLGLYLLSFTIAFSERRRAANICTAAAPFALILAAAMLFVMSGAMLPLVVLTAILAMFLSACALHARLYDQRPEPQNLTLFYLAMSVGGVIGGLICALFAPLLFDWTYEHPLLILAAAFLLGARQPLPAIADLMRGERAGRVLLLLILIMLIGSFLAAMMGKYAVLALLSSVAAGMATFALGRAWLFVLALATVMLAGGGLKQLHDSLTGQMTRSYFGVYRVSDDYVGQRMLIHGTTTHGVQLLGTPERERTPTSYYWQGSGVGRVMSQLPAIAGPNARVGVVGVGLGTLGCYSRPGQSWTLFEIDPTVIDIARGPGFHFLRDCLPTARVVIGDARLKLGETAPASFDILVIDAFSSDAIPMHLLTKEAFAIYKRVLRPGGVLMIHISNRHLELRPVVRTGGESVGMAGVLASAAGEPLLRGYESTWTALSSDPATLARVRATEPGLWVNLPLGRRVHWTDDHASILPVVAKPW; from the coding sequence ATGGCCAGTCTCGCTCCTCCGGCACCCGCGCCCGCCGCCTCCTTCGCGCCGCGCTGGCTGTTCACGCTTGGCATCTTCACCGGCTCGTTTCTGCTGTTCCTGGTGCAGCCCATGCTGGCCCGCATGGCACTGCCGCGGCTGGGCGGTGCACCGGCGGTGTGGAATTCGGCGATGCTGGTTTATCAGGGGCTGCTGCTAGCGGGTTATGCTTATGCGCATTTCCTCGGCCGCTTCGGGACCCGCATTCAGGTCGGCGTCCACCTTGCGGTGCTGCTGCTCGCCGGACTGACCCTTCCGCTGTCGCTCGCGGCTGGAAGTCCGCCCTCCAGCGCCGAGCCCTTTCTGTGGGTGCCGTGGCTGCTGCTGATCTCGGTCGGGCCCCTGTTCTTCGCGATCTCGGCACAAGCGCCACTGCTCCAGCGCTGGCTGGCGGTCGGCGGCCTCAATCCTTACCCGCTCTATGTCGCCTCGAACCTCGGTAGCTTCTGCGGACTTGTCGCTTATCCCTTGCTGCTCGAGCCGATGGTCGGGGTCGCCGAGAACAGCCTGTGGTGGTCGTGGGGCTATGGCATCATGCTACTGCTGGTAGCGGGCTGTGGGCTGCCGCTCCTGCGTAAGGATCATGCTCCGCCCGCCCGGTCCGACGCGCCGCGGGTCAGGGCAAGCACCTTCATCCGCTGGGCGCTGATCGCGGCCGTGCCGTCCGGCCTGATGCTGTCGACGACGCTGCATCTCACCACCGATGTCGCGCCGATGCCGCTGCTGTGGGTCGTGCCGCTTGGCCTCTATCTTCTCAGCTTCACCATCGCCTTTTCCGAACGGCGTAGGGCCGCCAACATCTGCACTGCTGCGGCGCCCTTCGCGCTGATCCTTGCCGCAGCCATGCTCTTCGTCATGTCGGGCGCGATGCTGCCGCTGGTCGTGTTGACCGCGATCCTCGCCATGTTCCTCAGCGCCTGCGCCCTTCACGCGCGGCTGTACGACCAGCGCCCCGAGCCGCAGAACCTCACGCTCTTCTATCTCGCCATGTCGGTCGGCGGGGTTATCGGCGGATTGATCTGCGCGCTATTCGCGCCGCTGCTGTTCGACTGGACCTACGAGCATCCGCTGCTGATACTCGCCGCCGCATTCCTGCTTGGCGCGCGCCAGCCGCTGCCCGCGATCGCCGACCTGATGCGCGGCGAGCGGGCTGGGCGCGTTCTCCTGCTCCTCATTCTCATCATGCTGATCGGCTCGTTTCTTGCCGCCATGATGGGCAAATATGCCGTGCTGGCGCTGCTCTCCTCAGTCGCCGCCGGGATGGCGACCTTCGCGCTTGGCCGTGCCTGGCTGTTCGTCCTCGCACTGGCGACGGTGATGCTTGCCGGTGGCGGGCTCAAGCAACTTCACGACAGCCTGACGGGGCAGATGACCCGCAGCTATTTCGGCGTCTACCGCGTCAGCGACGATTATGTCGGGCAGCGGATGCTGATCCACGGCACGACCACGCATGGGGTCCAACTGCTCGGCACGCCCGAACGCGAAAGGACGCCGACCAGCTATTATTGGCAAGGCTCGGGCGTCGGCCGTGTCATGTCGCAGCTTCCGGCGATCGCCGGTCCGAACGCGCGGGTCGGCGTGGTGGGCGTCGGGCTCGGCACGCTTGGCTGCTATTCGCGCCCGGGCCAAAGCTGGACGTTGTTCGAGATCGATCCAACGGTGATCGATATCGCGCGTGGGCCGGGTTTCCATTTTCTGCGCGATTGTTTGCCCACCGCGCGGGTGGTGATCGGCGACGCGCGCCTGAAGCTCGGCGAGACCGCGCCCGCCAGCTTCGACATCCTCGTCATCGATGCTTTCTCGTCCGACGCGATCCCGATGCATCTCCTGACCAAGGAGGCCTTCGCGATCTACAAGCGTGTGCTTCGGCCGGGCGGGGTGCTGATGATCCACATTTCGAACCGCCACCTCGAACTGCGCCCGGTGGTCCGCACCGGCGGCGAGAGCGTGGGCATGGCGGGGGTGCTCGCCTCCGCGGCCGGAGAACCCTTGCTGCGCGGCTACGAATCGACCTGGACCGCTTTGTCGAGCGACCCGGCGACCCTCGCCCGGGTGCGCGCGACCGAGCCCGGCCTGTGGGTCAACCTCCCGCTTGGCCGCCGAGTCCACTGGACCGACGACCACGCTTCGATTCTGCCGGTGGTGGCCAAGCCTTGGTGA
- a CDS encoding GNAT family N-acetyltransferase yields MSEVVAQTARLRLRTWDDPRWEAFVALTNTPAVMRWLGGVFSPEQMAAARARLDAYQRDYGFTFWAVERHEEDALLGFCGLKRANAPGAEPLHGEVEIGWRLREDAWGQGYAREAAATSLDLAFDRFGAARVIAFTAAGNAPSQTLMKRLGMRHWPQHDYIDARFPAHAPPNPQVTFGITREEWAAQRASLA; encoded by the coding sequence GTGAGCGAAGTCGTCGCCCAAACCGCCCGGCTTCGCCTGCGCACGTGGGACGATCCGCGCTGGGAGGCCTTCGTCGCACTGACCAACACGCCCGCGGTGATGCGCTGGCTGGGCGGGGTGTTTTCGCCCGAGCAGATGGCGGCGGCGCGGGCGCGGCTCGATGCTTATCAGCGCGACTATGGCTTCACCTTCTGGGCGGTGGAGCGGCACGAGGAAGACGCGCTGCTCGGCTTCTGCGGGCTGAAGCGTGCCAATGCGCCGGGTGCCGAGCCGCTCCACGGCGAGGTGGAGATCGGGTGGCGGCTGCGCGAGGATGCGTGGGGGCAAGGTTATGCCCGCGAGGCGGCAGCCACGTCGCTCGACCTGGCCTTCGATCGGTTCGGCGCGGCGCGGGTGATCGCCTTTACAGCCGCGGGGAACGCGCCGAGCCAGACGCTGATGAAGCGGCTCGGGATGCGGCACTGGCCGCAGCATGATTATATCGACGCGCGCTTCCCGGCGCACGCGCCGCCGAATCCGCAGGTGACGTTCGGCATCACCCGCGAGGAATGGGCGGCTCAGCGCGCGAGCTTGGCCTGA